One part of the Mesorhizobium sp. M4B.F.Ca.ET.058.02.1.1 genome encodes these proteins:
- a CDS encoding heme ABC transporter ATP-binding protein: MIEARDVSVAIGGRSIVAHVDFVAPPGEIAAVVGPNGSGKTTFLKALSGELAYTGGIALNGRDLTAMKPVQAATYRAVLPQATTLSFPFTVREIVRLGLVGGRSGVLPGEDARLPERALARVDLDGFAGRFYQELSGGEQQRVQLARVLCQVWAPVLDGKPRYLFLDEPVSSLDVKHQLIIMDIARDFARRGGGVVAILHDLNLTAMYADRIHVMHRGRLAAAGAPQHVLTDELIEKVFDCRLKVGVLPVANMPFVLPQSAA, from the coding sequence ATGATCGAAGCGCGCGATGTCTCGGTGGCGATCGGCGGCAGGAGCATCGTCGCCCATGTCGACTTCGTGGCGCCGCCGGGCGAGATCGCGGCCGTCGTCGGGCCCAACGGGTCCGGCAAGACGACCTTCCTCAAGGCGCTGTCGGGGGAGCTTGCCTATACGGGCGGCATTGCGCTCAACGGGCGCGACCTCACGGCGATGAAGCCGGTGCAGGCGGCGACCTATCGCGCCGTGCTGCCGCAGGCGACGACATTGTCGTTTCCGTTCACGGTGCGCGAGATCGTCAGGCTCGGCCTTGTCGGCGGACGCTCCGGCGTGCTGCCCGGCGAGGACGCGCGACTGCCCGAACGGGCGCTGGCCCGCGTCGATCTCGACGGCTTTGCCGGACGCTTCTACCAGGAGCTTTCAGGTGGCGAGCAGCAGCGCGTGCAGCTTGCCCGCGTGCTCTGCCAGGTCTGGGCGCCGGTGCTCGACGGCAAGCCACGTTACCTGTTCCTCGACGAGCCGGTGTCCAGCCTCGACGTCAAGCACCAACTGATCATCATGGACATTGCCCGCGACTTCGCCAGGCGCGGCGGCGGCGTGGTGGCCATCCTGCACGACCTCAACCTGACCGCCATGTATGCCGACCGCATCCACGTCATGCATCGCGGCCGGCTCGCCGCCGCGGGCGCGCCGCAGCACGTGCTGACCGACGAACTGATCGAGAAGGTGTTCGATTGCCGGTTGAAAGTTGGCGTGCTGCCGGTAGCCAATATGCCGTTCGTTTTGCCGCAATCGGCGGCCTAG
- a CDS encoding iron ABC transporter permease, with protein MADQSVVGAAGRMATVDGDRSARARLVILLLCLALALSVLLSLTSGASDASTVGVVRDWLTGAVPGDAALSARDRLIIYDIRLPRVLLGVLTGAALAVSGAVMQGLFRNPLADPGLIGVSAGSSLGAVAVIVLGSTWLAPFTLALGTLALPLAAFAGGLAVTLLLYRVATRHGRTSVATMLLAGLALAALAMALIGILIFMADDRQLRDLTFWQLGSLAGATWQKIGSVGPVIVLALSSMPFLARGLNALALGEATAGHLGIPVQRLKYTAIIGVSAAVGASVAASGGIGFVGIVVPHLLRLLIGPDNRYLLPASALLGGSLLLLADAVARTIVAPAELPIGIVTAVAGAPFFLWILLRKRSVIDL; from the coding sequence ATGGCGGATCAATCGGTCGTCGGCGCGGCGGGGAGGATGGCGACGGTCGATGGCGACCGCTCGGCGCGCGCTCGCCTCGTCATACTGCTTCTGTGCCTGGCGCTTGCCCTCTCGGTGCTGCTGTCGCTGACATCGGGCGCTTCCGACGCCTCTACGGTCGGCGTCGTTCGTGACTGGCTCACCGGTGCGGTGCCAGGCGACGCGGCATTGAGCGCCCGCGACCGGCTGATCATCTACGACATTCGCTTGCCGCGCGTCCTGCTCGGGGTATTGACCGGCGCAGCACTCGCCGTGTCAGGGGCGGTAATGCAAGGGCTGTTCCGCAATCCGCTCGCCGATCCCGGCCTGATCGGCGTCTCGGCCGGCTCCAGCCTCGGCGCCGTCGCCGTCATCGTGCTCGGCTCGACCTGGCTTGCGCCATTCACCCTGGCGCTCGGCACGCTGGCCTTGCCGCTCGCGGCGTTCGCTGGCGGGCTGGCGGTGACGCTGCTGCTCTACCGGGTCGCGACCAGGCATGGCCGCACCTCGGTCGCCACCATGCTGCTTGCCGGCCTTGCGCTGGCCGCGCTCGCCATGGCGCTGATCGGCATATTGATCTTCATGGCCGACGATCGGCAGTTGCGCGACCTGACCTTCTGGCAACTCGGCTCGCTCGCCGGGGCGACCTGGCAAAAGATCGGCTCCGTCGGGCCCGTCATCGTTCTGGCGCTGTCGTCAATGCCGTTCCTGGCGCGCGGCCTCAACGCGCTGGCGCTGGGCGAAGCCACCGCCGGCCATTTGGGCATTCCGGTGCAGCGGCTGAAATACACGGCCATCATCGGCGTCTCGGCGGCGGTCGGCGCATCGGTGGCGGCAAGCGGCGGCATCGGCTTTGTCGGCATCGTCGTGCCGCATCTGCTGCGGCTGCTGATCGGACCGGACAATCGCTACCTGCTGCCGGCGTCGGCCTTGCTCGGCGGCTCGCTCTTGCTTCTGGCCGACGCGGTTGCCCGCACCATCGTAGCGCCCGCCGAACTGCCGATCGGCATCGTCACGGCGGTCGCCGGCGCGCCGTTCTTCCTGTGGATCCTGCTGCGCAAGCGCAGCGTGATCGACCTGTGA